The proteins below are encoded in one region of Pacificitalea manganoxidans:
- the ndk gene encoding nucleoside-diphosphate kinase: protein MATERTLSIIKPDATKRNLTGKINAKFEDAGLRIVAQKRIQLTPAQAGEFYKVHAERPFYGELCDFMASGPVVVQVLEGEGAIAKNREVMGATNPADAAAGTIRAEFAESVGENSVHGSDAPETAAEEIAYFFSGLELVG from the coding sequence ATGGCCACCGAACGCACCCTTTCGATCATCAAGCCCGATGCCACGAAGCGTAACCTGACCGGCAAGATCAACGCCAAGTTCGAAGATGCGGGTCTGCGCATCGTCGCGCAAAAGCGCATTCAACTGACCCCCGCTCAGGCTGGCGAGTTCTACAAAGTGCACGCCGAGCGTCCGTTCTACGGCGAACTGTGTGACTTCATGGCCTCCGGTCCGGTCGTCGTGCAGGTGCTGGAAGGCGAAGGCGCCATCGCGAAGAACCGCGAAGTCATGGGCGCCACCAACCCCGCCGATGCCGCAGCCGGCACCATCCGCGCCGAATTCGCTGAAAGCGTTGGTGAAAATTCCGTGCACGGCTCCGACGCACCGGAAACCGCTGCCGAAGAAATCGCGTATTTCTTCTCCGGTCTCGAACTGGTCGGCTAA
- a CDS encoding helix-turn-helix domain-containing protein — MIGRRNPPKDAGADAPLTRGFDDFDLRLGDIMRGERATLGKSLLDVQRELKIKATYIAAIENTDPTAFETPGFIAGYVRSYARYLELDPEWAFATFCREADFTTVSGLDKQPNPRQTQIGQKPRKEGRDPFVEPAISFAPRKSSPFAAIEPGAIGSSLVLLSLLAVIGYGGWAVLQQIQQVQVSPIDQAPGVTADLGGTTAAPDADTDMPEFAGVSTGAPDSLDRLYRPEALDVPVMVARDGPISAVDPGRTGALAGLARDRSGLSGSGLSLARAGDLTPPAVGATGTTDTDEAVAVAQANAPRVTAENAPEVVLVAVRPAWVRVRASDGSILFEKTLNPGDTYVVPQTEEPPILRTGAAGALYFAVNGETYGPAGGNGAVIDGVQLSSADLTGSFQVADLTADPDAGRAAVIVAELAAQPIPGQAATATD, encoded by the coding sequence ATGATTGGGCGGCGCAATCCGCCCAAGGACGCCGGTGCAGATGCGCCGCTCACCAGGGGATTCGACGATTTCGATCTTCGGTTGGGCGACATCATGCGCGGCGAGCGGGCGACGCTCGGCAAATCCCTGTTGGATGTGCAGCGCGAGCTGAAGATCAAGGCGACCTATATCGCCGCCATCGAAAACACCGATCCGACCGCCTTTGAGACGCCTGGCTTCATCGCCGGCTACGTCCGCTCCTATGCGCGCTATCTCGAACTCGACCCGGAATGGGCCTTCGCGACCTTCTGCCGCGAGGCCGATTTTACGACGGTCAGCGGGTTGGATAAGCAGCCCAATCCCCGCCAGACCCAGATCGGGCAAAAACCCCGCAAGGAAGGACGCGACCCCTTTGTGGAGCCCGCGATTTCCTTTGCGCCCCGCAAATCGAGCCCCTTCGCCGCCATCGAACCCGGCGCGATCGGCTCGTCGCTTGTGCTGCTCTCGCTTCTGGCGGTGATCGGGTATGGCGGCTGGGCCGTGCTTCAGCAGATCCAGCAGGTTCAGGTATCTCCCATCGATCAGGCCCCCGGTGTGACGGCGGATCTGGGCGGCACCACCGCCGCGCCCGATGCCGACACCGACATGCCGGAATTCGCGGGCGTCTCCACCGGCGCGCCGGATTCTCTGGATCGGCTTTACCGCCCCGAAGCCCTCGACGTTCCGGTGATGGTGGCGCGGGATGGGCCGATCTCGGCGGTCGATCCGGGGCGGACCGGCGCATTGGCTGGCTTGGCCCGCGATCGCAGCGGGCTGAGCGGCAGTGGCCTGTCGCTGGCCCGCGCAGGCGATCTGACCCCGCCCGCTGTCGGCGCGACCGGCACGACCGACACGGATGAGGCCGTCGCAGTGGCGCAGGCGAATGCGCCCCGCGTCACGGCGGAAAACGCGCCCGAGGTCGTCTTGGTCGCCGTGCGCCCGGCTTGGGTGCGGGTCCGCGCCTCCGATGGCTCGATCCTGTTCGAGAAGACCCTCAACCCCGGCGACACCTATGTCGTCCCCCAGACCGAAGAGCCGCCGATCCTGCGCACGGGCGCGGCCGGGGCGCTTTATTTCGCGGTCAACGGCGAAACCTACGGTCCCGCTGGCGGCAACGGCGCGGTGATTGACGGGGTGCAGCTCAGCTCGGCGGATCTGACCGGCAGTTTTCAGGTCGCGGATTTGACCGCCGACCCGGATGCGGGCCGCGCGGCGGTGATCGTGGCCGAACTGGCCGCGCAGCCGATCCCGGGACAGGCCGCCACCGCGACCGACTGA
- the ispG gene encoding flavodoxin-dependent (E)-4-hydroxy-3-methylbut-2-enyl-diphosphate synthase has product MSLNHVRPWKNIYRRKSRQIHVGSVPVGGDAPISVQTMTNTLTTDVRATIEQVQRCAEAGADIVRVSAPDEASARALKEICAESPVPIVADIHFHYKRAIEAAESGAACLRINPGNIGDATRVREVIRAAKDHGCSIRIGVNAGSLERHLLEKYGEPCPDAMVESGLEHIRILEDNDFQNYKISVKASDVFLSAAAYQGIAEATDAPIHLGITEAGGLTSGTIKSAIGLGNLLWMGIGDTLRVSLSADPVEEVKVGYEILKSLGLRHRGVNIISCPSCARQGFDVIKTVEALEQRLEHIKTPMSLSIIGCVVNGPGEALMTDVGFTGGGAGNGMVYLAGKQSHRMSNEQMIDHIVEQVEKKAAELDAAEAAAQATAAE; this is encoded by the coding sequence ATGTCGCTCAATCACGTCCGCCCGTGGAAGAACATCTACCGCCGCAAGAGCCGCCAGATCCATGTCGGTTCCGTCCCGGTGGGGGGCGATGCGCCGATCAGCGTGCAGACAATGACCAACACGCTGACCACAGATGTGCGCGCCACGATCGAACAGGTCCAGCGCTGCGCCGAGGCCGGTGCCGATATCGTCCGCGTGTCCGCCCCCGATGAGGCCAGCGCCCGCGCGCTAAAGGAAATCTGCGCCGAAAGCCCGGTGCCCATCGTGGCCGACATCCATTTCCACTACAAACGCGCGATCGAGGCCGCCGAAAGCGGCGCGGCCTGTCTGCGCATCAATCCCGGCAATATCGGCGACGCCACCCGCGTCCGCGAAGTCATCCGCGCGGCCAAGGACCACGGCTGTTCCATCCGCATCGGGGTCAACGCGGGCTCGTTGGAGCGGCATCTGCTGGAAAAATACGGCGAGCCGTGTCCCGACGCGATGGTCGAAAGCGGGCTGGAGCATATCCGCATTCTGGAAGACAACGATTTCCAGAACTACAAGATCAGCGTAAAGGCCTCGGACGTGTTTCTCTCCGCCGCCGCCTATCAGGGTATCGCCGAGGCCACCGACGCGCCGATCCATCTGGGCATCACCGAGGCGGGCGGTCTGACCTCCGGCACGATCAAATCCGCGATTGGCCTTGGCAACCTGCTCTGGATGGGGATCGGCGATACGCTGCGCGTCAGCCTGTCCGCCGATCCGGTCGAAGAGGTCAAGGTCGGCTACGAGATCCTGAAATCGCTGGGTCTGCGCCATCGCGGCGTCAACATCATCTCCTGCCCCTCCTGCGCGCGCCAAGGCTTTGACGTCATCAAGACGGTCGAGGCGCTGGAACAGCGGTTGGAGCACATCAAAACCCCGATGAGCCTGTCGATCATCGGATGTGTGGTGAACGGCCCGGGCGAGGCGCTGATGACCGATGTCGGCTTTACCGGCGGCGGCGCGGGCAACGGCATGGTGTATCTGGCCGGCAAGCAAAGCCACCGGATGTCCAACGAGCAAATGATCGACCACATCGTCGAGCAGGTCGAAAAGAAAGCCGCCGAACTGGACGCCGCCGAAGCCGCCGCACAGGCCACCGCCGCCGAATAA
- a CDS encoding MarC family protein → MDLSFYVTAFVTLFVVIDPIGMTPIFIALTSGSHTAHRRGVAFRACLIAIFILTLFGLLGEAVLGFVGISMSAFRIAGGILLFLTALDMLFERRTKRREDQAEEDLPDPSVFPLAIPLISGPGAIATMILLTGQARDWTGVLGVHLVMGAVVALVLAMFMLAPIIERALGKIGITVVTRLLGMLLAALSVQFVLDGLADLGLG, encoded by the coding sequence ATGGACCTGAGTTTCTACGTCACTGCCTTTGTCACCCTGTTCGTCGTGATCGATCCGATCGGGATGACGCCGATCTTTATCGCCCTGACCTCGGGGAGCCATACCGCGCATCGGCGGGGGGTGGCGTTCCGTGCCTGTCTGATCGCGATCTTTATCCTGACGCTGTTCGGGCTGTTGGGGGAGGCGGTGCTGGGCTTCGTCGGGATCTCCATGTCGGCATTCCGCATTGCCGGGGGCATTTTGCTGTTTCTGACCGCTCTGGACATGCTGTTCGAGCGCCGCACCAAGCGGCGCGAGGATCAGGCCGAGGAAGACCTGCCGGATCCTTCGGTCTTTCCGTTGGCGATCCCGCTGATCTCCGGGCCCGGCGCCATCGCCACGATGATCCTGCTGACGGGTCAGGCGCGCGATTGGACCGGGGTGCTGGGCGTGCATCTGGTCATGGGGGCCGTGGTGGCGCTGGTGCTGGCGATGTTCATGCTAGCCCCGATCATCGAGCGCGCCTTGGGCAAGATCGGCATCACCGTTGTCACCCGGCTGCTGGGGATGCTGCTGGCGGCGCTGTCGGTGCAATTCGTGCTCGACGGGCTGGCCGATCTGGGCCTTGGCTAG
- a CDS encoding diacylglycerol/lipid kinase family protein, translating into MRHTQTCVILNAGSGKRKAGEMVPRINRAFAEAGRRFDLRLVRNGSDITREAQRAIADGAQTIIAAGGDGTIAAVASVVAGTDVAFGALPLGTFNYFTRSIGLPQELEPAIHALVDGTAAPARLGLVNDRVFINNASLGAYPAILKRRESIYARWGRSRVAAYWSVFTTLVQLRTRLTVRATVDGEVHHLRSPLIFVSFNPYQLDQLGLEGADAIRDGKFAIFVAPDGTRREMLGAALRLAGRLSDEARDFRLITGRDVQLDTARPRQLVACDGELERMRTPLRFEIREGGINLIRPRNPDPEV; encoded by the coding sequence ATGCGCCACACCCAAACCTGTGTCATTCTCAATGCCGGCTCTGGCAAACGGAAGGCCGGCGAAATGGTGCCGCGCATCAATCGCGCGTTCGCCGAGGCTGGCCGCCGGTTCGATCTGCGGCTGGTGCGCAACGGCTCCGACATCACACGCGAAGCGCAACGCGCAATCGCCGACGGCGCACAGACCATCATCGCGGCGGGCGGTGACGGCACTATCGCCGCCGTGGCCTCGGTCGTCGCGGGAACCGATGTGGCGTTCGGAGCGCTGCCCTTGGGCACCTTCAACTATTTCACCCGGTCCATTGGCCTGCCGCAGGAATTGGAGCCCGCCATCCATGCGCTGGTCGACGGCACCGCCGCGCCCGCGCGGCTGGGATTGGTCAATGACCGCGTGTTCATCAACAATGCCAGTCTGGGGGCCTATCCTGCGATCCTGAAGCGGCGCGAAAGCATCTATGCGCGCTGGGGCCGTAGCCGGGTCGCCGCCTATTGGTCGGTCTTTACCACGCTGGTTCAGTTGCGCACCCGGCTGACGGTGCGGGCCACGGTGGATGGCGAAGTGCATCATCTGCGCTCGCCCTTGATCTTCGTGTCGTTCAATCCCTACCAACTGGATCAGCTGGGGCTTGAGGGGGCGGATGCGATCCGCGACGGCAAATTCGCGATCTTCGTCGCGCCTGATGGCACCCGGCGTGAGATGCTGGGCGCTGCGCTGCGTCTGGCCGGAAGGCTGAGCGACGAGGCGCGCGATTTCCGGCTGATCACCGGGCGGGATGTCCAGCTTGATACCGCGCGGCCCCGGCAGCTTGTTGCCTGCGACGGGGAGTTGGAGCGGATGCGCACGCCGCTGCGGTTCGAGATCCGCGAAGGCGGCATCAACCTGATCCGCCCCCGCAATCCCGACCCGGAGGTGTAG
- a CDS encoding 5-aminolevulic acid synthase, translated as MTRPISFLRPSLIAAAALALAGGAVAQPVDSARAKAMLFGDAAPQVQIHRQDFLSADDGKIVAQIGQTLTYYAAIAAAPAEGLASEASVAQTNFHGIDAARRAAVTACNARRTVSGPGCVVVASILPKGYAPQPVQLSAQATRFFGEDFARIKGPKAFAISAATGSWATGQGAGATADALAACNRRAREEGATDCQVVIEDK; from the coding sequence ATGACCCGACCGATCTCTTTCCTGCGTCCTTCCCTCATCGCGGCCGCTGCGCTTGCGCTGGCGGGGGGCGCCGTGGCGCAGCCCGTCGACAGCGCGCGGGCCAAGGCCATGCTGTTTGGCGATGCGGCCCCGCAGGTGCAGATCCACCGGCAGGATTTCCTCAGCGCCGACGATGGCAAGATCGTCGCTCAGATCGGGCAGACCCTGACCTATTACGCCGCGATCGCCGCCGCGCCCGCCGAGGGGCTCGCGTCGGAGGCCTCGGTCGCTCAGACCAATTTCCACGGCATCGACGCGGCGCGCCGGGCGGCGGTCACGGCCTGCAATGCGCGCCGCACGGTGTCGGGACCGGGCTGCGTCGTCGTGGCCTCGATCCTGCCCAAGGGCTACGCGCCGCAGCCTGTGCAACTGTCCGCGCAGGCCACGCGCTTTTTCGGAGAGGACTTCGCGCGCATCAAGGGGCCCAAGGCATTCGCCATCTCTGCGGCGACGGGCAGCTGGGCCACGGGGCAGGGCGCCGGCGCCACGGCAGATGCCCTGGCGGCCTGCAACAGACGCGCGCGCGAAGAGGGCGCCACCGATTGCCAAGTGGTGATCGAAGACAAGTAG
- a CDS encoding M20/M25/M40 family metallo-hydrolase: MTQTNPNPLLPAVLDRIDADLDGALDRLLALLRIPSISTDPAYKADCARAADWLVEDLTAMGFDASKRPTPGHPMVVAHAGPDAGADVPHLLFYGHYDVQPVDPLDLWDRDPFDPQVQDTPKGRVIRARGASDDKGQLMTFVEACRAWTAEHGSLPCRITIFFEGEEESGSPSLVPFLKDNADELAADVALICDTGLFADKVPAIITQLRGLLGEELTITGPAKDLHSGMYGGAAMNPIRVLSKVLASLHDDTGRITVPGFYDGVPEIPADLRGAWEGLSFDHKGFLGEVGLSELAGEEGRMALEMLWSRPTCEINGIKGGYTGDGFKTVLPSQASAKVSFRLVGDQDPHRIREAFRTMVEGMIPSDCSVSFKAHGASPAGRMDTSGPAFEPARAALGDEWNMPAAYVGCGGSIPIAGYFKTHLGMDAMLIGFGRDDDQIHSPNEKYDVESFHKGMRSWARILAALSAKT; the protein is encoded by the coding sequence ATGACCCAGACCAATCCAAACCCGCTGCTGCCCGCCGTCCTCGACCGGATCGATGCCGATCTCGACGGCGCGCTGGATCGTCTGCTGGCGCTGTTGCGCATTCCCTCCATCTCGACCGATCCGGCCTATAAGGCAGACTGCGCCCGGGCCGCCGATTGGCTGGTGGAGGATCTGACCGCGATGGGGTTCGACGCGTCGAAGCGGCCCACGCCCGGGCACCCGATGGTCGTCGCCCATGCCGGACCGGACGCGGGAGCAGATGTGCCGCATCTGCTGTTTTACGGCCATTATGACGTGCAGCCCGTCGATCCGCTGGACCTGTGGGACCGCGATCCGTTCGATCCGCAGGTTCAGGATACGCCGAAGGGCCGCGTGATCCGGGCCCGTGGCGCATCGGATGACAAGGGGCAGCTCATGACATTCGTCGAGGCCTGCCGCGCGTGGACTGCCGAACATGGCAGCCTGCCCTGCCGCATCACGATCTTCTTCGAGGGGGAGGAAGAATCAGGGTCGCCCTCGCTGGTCCCGTTCCTGAAGGACAATGCCGACGAACTCGCCGCCGATGTCGCGCTGATCTGCGACACGGGGCTCTTCGCCGATAAGGTGCCCGCGATCATCACCCAGTTGCGCGGCCTGCTGGGCGAGGAACTGACGATCACCGGCCCGGCCAAGGATCTGCATTCCGGCATGTATGGCGGCGCGGCGATGAACCCGATCCGCGTGCTGTCGAAGGTGCTGGCAAGCCTGCATGACGACACGGGCCGCATCACGGTGCCCGGCTTCTATGATGGCGTGCCGGAGATCCCCGCCGATCTGCGCGGCGCGTGGGAGGGGCTGAGCTTCGATCACAAGGGCTTCTTGGGCGAAGTCGGCCTGTCGGAACTGGCGGGCGAAGAGGGCCGCATGGCGCTGGAGATGCTGTGGTCCCGGCCGACCTGCGAAATCAACGGCATCAAGGGCGGCTATACGGGCGACGGGTTCAAGACCGTGCTGCCCAGCCAAGCCTCTGCCAAGGTCAGCTTCCGTCTGGTCGGCGATCAAGACCCGCACCGCATCCGCGAGGCATTCCGCACGATGGTCGAGGGCATGATTCCCAGCGACTGTTCCGTCAGCTTCAAGGCGCATGGCGCCTCCCCCGCCGGGCGGATGGATACGTCAGGCCCGGCATTCGAGCCTGCGCGCGCCGCGCTGGGTGACGAATGGAACATGCCTGCGGCCTATGTCGGCTGCGGCGGATCGATTCCGATTGCGGGATATTTCAAAACCCATCTGGGCATGGACGCGATGCTGATCGGCTTTGGCCGCGATGACGATCAGATCCACAGCCCGAACGAGAAATACGATGTCGAGAGCTTCCACAAAGGGATGCGCAGTTGGGCGCGAATCCTTGCCGCGCTCAGCGCGAAAACCTGA
- a CDS encoding ABC-F family ATP-binding cassette domain-containing protein, with the protein MLKLTEISYSVEGRPLFDEATAIIPTGHKVGLVGRNGAGKTTLFRLIRGELTMEGGRIELPSRARIGGVSQEVPGSEVSLIDTVLAADTERAELMAEADTATDPQRIADIQTRLTDIDAWSAEARAASILKGLGFDDAEQQMPCSAFSGGWRMRVALAAVLFAEPDLLLLDEPTNYLDLEGALWLESYLARYPHTVLIISHDRGLLNRAVGAILHLDNRKLTLWQGPYDQFARQRAEQRAVQAAQAKKQEARRAHLQSFVDRFKAKASKAKQAQSRVKMLEKMDTIRAPEDAARTVFTFPEPEELSPPIIATEGVAVGYGDRTVLHNLNLRIDQDDRIALLGKNGQGKSTLAKLLSDRLAPMAGTMARSNKLRIGFFAQHQVDELHVDETPLQHLFRVRAEEGQSKLRARLAGFGLGADQAETEVGRLSGGQKARLSLLLATLDAPHLLILDEPTNHLDIESREALVEALTAYSGAVILVSHDMHLLSMVADRLWLVKDGAVKPYEEDLEAYRKLLLTTDTPARAERRREKEKAATVKPQRVSQAAVQELRGEVRKAEARVAKIEDMREKLAKKLADPAMYEDTRRGEAEVWQKKYAEVMEALDRAEAIWMAAAEKLEKATSNA; encoded by the coding sequence ATGCTGAAGCTCACCGAGATTTCCTATTCCGTCGAGGGGCGGCCTTTGTTCGACGAGGCCACCGCCATTATTCCCACCGGCCACAAGGTCGGGCTTGTGGGCCGCAACGGTGCGGGCAAAACCACGCTGTTCCGCCTGATCCGTGGCGAACTGACGATGGAGGGTGGCCGGATCGAGCTGCCGTCCCGCGCCCGCATCGGCGGCGTCAGTCAGGAGGTGCCCGGCTCCGAGGTGTCGCTGATCGACACGGTGCTGGCCGCCGATACCGAGCGCGCCGAGTTGATGGCGGAGGCCGACACCGCCACCGACCCCCAGCGGATCGCCGATATTCAGACCCGGCTGACCGACATCGACGCATGGTCGGCAGAGGCGCGCGCCGCGTCGATCCTGAAGGGTCTGGGGTTTGACGATGCGGAACAGCAAATGCCCTGCTCCGCCTTTTCGGGCGGCTGGCGCATGCGTGTGGCGCTGGCGGCGGTGCTGTTTGCCGAACCCGATCTGCTGCTGCTCGACGAGCCGACAAACTACCTCGATCTGGAAGGCGCGCTGTGGCTGGAAAGCTACCTTGCCCGCTATCCGCACACGGTGCTTATCATTTCGCACGATCGCGGGCTGTTGAACCGTGCGGTGGGCGCGATCCTGCACCTCGACAATCGTAAGCTGACGCTGTGGCAGGGCCCCTACGACCAGTTCGCGCGCCAGCGGGCCGAACAGCGCGCGGTGCAGGCCGCGCAGGCCAAAAAGCAAGAAGCCCGCCGCGCCCATTTGCAAAGCTTCGTCGACCGGTTCAAAGCTAAGGCCAGCAAGGCCAAGCAGGCCCAGAGCCGGGTCAAGATGCTGGAGAAGATGGACACGATCCGCGCGCCCGAAGACGCCGCGCGCACGGTCTTTACCTTCCCCGAGCCCGAAGAATTGTCGCCGCCGATCATCGCGACCGAAGGCGTGGCGGTGGGCTATGGCGACCGCACGGTGCTGCACAATCTGAACCTGCGCATCGATCAGGATGACCGCATCGCCCTGCTGGGCAAGAACGGTCAGGGCAAATCGACGCTGGCCAAGCTGCTGTCGGACCGGCTGGCGCCGATGGCGGGCACGATGGCGCGGTCGAACAAGCTGCGCATCGGCTTCTTCGCGCAGCATCAGGTCGATGAGTTGCATGTCGACGAGACGCCTTTGCAACACCTGTTCCGCGTTCGCGCCGAGGAAGGCCAGTCGAAGCTGCGCGCGCGGCTGGCGGGCTTCGGGCTTGGCGCCGATCAGGCCGAAACCGAGGTCGGGCGCCTGTCGGGCGGGCAGAAGGCCCGGCTGTCGCTGTTGCTGGCCACGCTCGACGCGCCGCATCTGCTGATCCTCGACGAGCCGACCAACCACCTCGACATTGAAAGCCGCGAGGCGCTGGTGGAGGCGCTGACCGCCTATTCCGGTGCGGTGATCCTTGTCAGCCACGACATGCACCTGCTGTCGATGGTCGCGGACCGGCTGTGGCTGGTAAAGGACGGCGCGGTCAAACCCTATGAGGAAGACCTCGAAGCCTATCGCAAGCTGTTGCTGACCACCGACACTCCGGCCCGCGCCGAGCGCCGCCGCGAGAAGGAGAAAGCCGCCACGGTCAAGCCGCAGCGCGTGTCGCAAGCGGCGGTGCAGGAATTACGCGGCGAAGTTCGCAAGGCCGAAGCCCGCGTCGCCAAGATCGAAGACATGCGCGAGAAGCTGGCAAAGAAGCTGGCCGACCCCGCCATGTATGAAGACACGCGCCGGGGCGAAGCCGAGGTTTGGCAGAAGAAATACGCCGAGGTGATGGAGGCGCTCGACCGGGCCGAAGCCATCTGGATGGCCGCCGCCGAGAAGCTGGAGAAGGCAACGTCAAACGCCTAA
- the hemA gene encoding 5-aminolevulinate synthase: protein MKGKTDVTEASQHAARYDKTRYDDQIEGAIARLHAEGRYRTFIDIERRNGQFPHAVWRRPDGTEQDITVWCGNDYLGMGQHPVVLAAMEEAIAATGAGSGGTRNISGTTVYHNRLEAELADLHGKEAALVFTSAYIANDATLSTLPKLLPGLVILSDALNHASMIEGIRRNGGDKRIFRHNDLDHLRALLEDIPADVPKLIAFESIYSMDGDFAPIEAICDLADEFGALTYIDEVHAVGMYGPRGAGVAERDGLMHRIDLINGTLAKAYGVFGGYVAASARMCDAIRSYAPGFIFTTSLPPAIAAGAAASVAHLKHDQSLRDLHQERAAVLKLRLKGLGLPIIDHGSHIVPVHVGDPVKCKMISDRLLADHGVYVQPINFPTVPRGTERLRFTPSPVHDSSMIDALVNAMDNLWAQCALNRADMVG from the coding sequence ATGAAGGGAAAGACAGACGTGACCGAAGCCAGCCAGCACGCGGCCCGCTACGACAAGACCCGCTACGATGACCAGATCGAAGGTGCCATTGCGCGCCTGCATGCGGAAGGTCGCTACCGGACCTTCATCGATATCGAACGTCGCAACGGGCAGTTCCCCCATGCGGTCTGGCGGCGCCCCGACGGGACCGAGCAGGACATCACCGTCTGGTGCGGCAACGACTATCTGGGCATGGGCCAGCATCCGGTCGTTCTGGCAGCGATGGAGGAGGCAATTGCCGCCACCGGCGCAGGCTCCGGCGGGACGCGCAACATCTCTGGCACGACGGTCTATCATAACCGGCTGGAAGCCGAGCTTGCCGATTTGCATGGCAAAGAGGCGGCGCTGGTCTTTACCTCGGCCTATATCGCCAACGATGCCACGCTTTCGACCCTGCCGAAGCTGCTGCCCGGTCTGGTGATCCTGTCGGACGCCCTGAACCACGCCAGCATGATCGAAGGCATCCGCCGCAATGGCGGGGACAAGCGGATCTTCCGCCACAACGATCTGGACCACCTGCGCGCCCTGCTGGAGGACATCCCCGCCGATGTGCCGAAGCTGATCGCCTTCGAATCGATCTACTCGATGGATGGCGATTTCGCCCCGATCGAGGCGATCTGCGATCTGGCCGATGAATTCGGCGCCCTGACCTATATCGACGAGGTGCACGCGGTGGGCATGTATGGCCCGCGCGGTGCTGGCGTGGCGGAGCGTGACGGGCTGATGCACCGGATCGACTTGATCAACGGCACGCTCGCCAAGGCCTATGGCGTCTTTGGTGGCTATGTCGCGGCCAGCGCACGCATGTGCGACGCGATCCGCTCCTACGCGCCGGGCTTCATCTTCACCACCTCGCTGCCGCCCGCAATCGCAGCAGGGGCGGCGGCGTCGGTTGCTCATTTGAAGCACGATCAATCCCTGCGCGATCTGCATCAGGAACGCGCCGCCGTGCTGAAGCTGCGGCTGAAGGGGTTGGGCCTGCCCATCATCGACCACGGCAGCCACATTGTGCCCGTGCATGTGGGCGACCCGGTGAAGTGCAAAATGATCTCGGACCGGCTGCTGGCCGATCACGGCGTCTATGTGCAGCCCATCAATTTTCCGACAGTTCCCCGTGGGACGGAGCGGCTGAGGTTTACCCCGTCGCCGGTCCACGATAGCTCAATGATCGACGCGCTGGTCAACGCGATGGACAATCTCTGGGCGCAATGTGCGCTGAATCGCGCTGATATGGTGGGCTGA
- a CDS encoding metallophosphoesterase family protein, which yields MRRILHLSDVHFGRDRPELLHPLLQQINTLAPDLVALSGDLTQRARSWQFRQARAFLDRIEPPVLVVPGNHDIPLENILQRVVRPYSGYREYISSDLAPIIEDDEIIVIGINTVNHLRWQTGRIKSREVARICERIADAGPDKTSILVAHHPFTHLDTDTKQLMRGASKAIETLANCGADMVLSGHLHSWRAEPFVSRDRGSGLLQFHAGTGLSNRLRGEQNDFNMLEITPHTVRVTRYVADEGGEDFTPGEDRFYLRKGAGWARVEEVPQDQAEAAHREQSDQRAAHAALADA from the coding sequence ATGCGCCGTATCCTCCATCTGTCCGACGTGCATTTCGGGCGCGACCGACCCGAATTGCTGCATCCCCTGCTCCAGCAGATCAACACGCTGGCCCCTGATCTGGTCGCGCTATCCGGTGATCTGACCCAGCGCGCGCGCAGTTGGCAATTTCGACAGGCCCGCGCATTTCTGGACCGAATTGAGCCGCCGGTGCTGGTGGTGCCGGGCAATCACGACATTCCGCTGGAAAACATTCTACAGCGGGTGGTGCGGCCCTATAGCGGCTATCGCGAATATATCAGCAGCGATCTGGCCCCGATCATCGAAGACGACGAAATCATCGTCATCGGAATCAACACGGTCAATCACCTGCGCTGGCAGACCGGGCGAATCAAATCGCGGGAAGTGGCGCGGATCTGCGAACGGATCGCGGATGCCGGGCCGGATAAGACCTCGATCCTCGTGGCGCATCATCCGTTCACCCATCTCGACACCGACACGAAGCAATTGATGCGCGGCGCGTCGAAGGCGATCGAGACGCTGGCCAATTGCGGTGCGGATATGGTGCTGTCGGGCCATCTGCACAGTTGGCGTGCGGAGCCGTTCGTGTCCCGCGATCGCGGCAGCGGGCTGTTGCAGTTTCACGCAGGCACCGGCCTGTCGAACCGGCTGCGCGGCGAGCAGAACGATTTCAATATGTTGGAAATTACGCCCCATACCGTGCGCGTCACGCGCTACGTCGCCGATGAGGGCGGTGAAGACTTCACCCCCGGTGAAGATCGGTTCTACCTGCGCAAAGGCGCGGGCTGGGCGCGGGTCGAAGAGGTTCCGCAAGATCAGGCGGAGGCCGCCCATCGCGAGCAATCCGACCAGCGGGCCGCGCATGCGGCGCTGGCGGACGCCTGA